One region of Sulfurisphaera ohwakuensis genomic DNA includes:
- a CDS encoding DNA topoisomerase I, which yields MNCYPKNYILVIAEKSKAAKKIAEALSDKPTTCKKYSVSYWVINYKGKVNVVAPAAGHLFNLYGDSSFPIFSMDWKPLWEIDDSAKYTKKYYNLLKDLSKYAIEYINACDYDIEGSVIGYMIIKHFGDLKKAKRMKFSALTKQDIQKAYSNLSPLDYNMINAGIARHKVDWIWGINVSRALMLAVSSVTKKRVTLSAGRVQSPTLIHVVENEIARELYIPLPVYRVSVKIKIGNETFSLSLNRTFEYKEEAQEFANKIKKSRAVVDEVRIEEKSLTRPSPFNLGDLQAEAGRILGYSPYYVERLAEELYLDGLISYPRTNSQKIPPSVDVKSIVNGLEANFKNLVGLVRNITKGEYIVRQGSKDDPAHPAIYPTGNRITEKLGIRQYKLFELITRRFLASISRDAIMITQKIIIRFKDVDISDEITRQKIKFKGWLLLYPYHSVKDEELLDVKEGEEVKIESVSVKMDLAKPDVKRYNKVQLLKWMETSNLGTEATRGKIIETLFNRKYLSQKRGTIYPTSLGIVIVEVLKDYFKDLTSIELTSKMEEKLNEILDGKETVEGVVAETINTLKIYLDNYNKYKDQIGIKLAKILGLMKYKKCKFCDLEAEYDNLCKYHYNAYMKLKETLKVWKERTKLEDKDILKKIYSSKTTGKYIKDIISEMM from the coding sequence ATGAATTGTTATCCTAAAAATTATATCTTAGTTATTGCAGAAAAAAGTAAAGCTGCAAAGAAAATAGCTGAGGCTTTATCAGATAAACCAACTACATGTAAAAAATACTCAGTAAGCTATTGGGTTATAAATTATAAAGGAAAAGTAAACGTTGTTGCACCTGCTGCTGGTCATTTATTTAATCTTTATGGTGATAGTTCTTTTCCTATTTTTTCCATGGATTGGAAACCTCTTTGGGAAATAGATGATTCTGCTAAATATACAAAAAAGTACTATAATTTGCTTAAGGATTTATCAAAATATGCCATTGAATATATTAATGCTTGTGATTATGATATTGAAGGTTCTGTAATAGGTTATATGATAATCAAACATTTTGGTGATTTAAAAAAAGCTAAAAGAATGAAATTTTCAGCGTTAACTAAACAAGACATACAGAAAGCATATTCAAATCTTTCACCATTAGACTACAATATGATAAATGCAGGTATTGCTAGGCATAAAGTAGATTGGATATGGGGTATTAATGTAAGTAGGGCCTTAATGTTAGCTGTAAGTTCTGTTACAAAGAAAAGGGTAACATTAAGTGCGGGGAGGGTACAAAGTCCTACTCTAATCCATGTAGTAGAAAATGAGATAGCAAGAGAACTATATATTCCATTGCCTGTATATAGAGTTAGTGTAAAAATTAAAATAGGAAATGAGACATTTAGCTTGTCGTTAAATAGAACGTTCGAATACAAGGAAGAAGCTCAAGAATTTGCTAATAAAATAAAAAAATCAAGGGCTGTAGTGGATGAGGTCAGAATAGAGGAAAAATCATTAACACGACCTTCACCTTTTAATTTAGGAGATTTGCAAGCAGAAGCTGGCAGAATATTAGGTTATTCACCTTATTATGTCGAAAGATTAGCTGAAGAATTATACTTAGATGGGTTAATTAGCTATCCTAGAACAAATAGTCAAAAAATTCCTCCATCAGTTGATGTAAAAAGTATAGTCAATGGATTAGAAGCCAATTTTAAGAACTTAGTAGGGTTAGTGAGAAACATTACGAAAGGAGAATACATAGTCAGACAAGGAAGTAAAGATGATCCCGCTCATCCTGCAATTTACCCTACTGGAAATAGAATAACTGAAAAACTTGGGATTAGACAATATAAGTTGTTTGAACTAATAACTAGGCGTTTTCTTGCAAGCATTTCAAGAGATGCTATAATGATAACTCAGAAAATAATCATACGGTTTAAGGATGTGGATATATCTGATGAGATAACTAGGCAAAAAATAAAGTTTAAAGGATGGTTATTACTATACCCCTATCATTCTGTGAAAGATGAGGAATTATTAGATGTAAAAGAAGGAGAAGAGGTTAAGATAGAATCTGTTTCTGTAAAGATGGACTTGGCTAAACCGGATGTAAAAAGATACAACAAAGTTCAATTATTAAAATGGATGGAAACTTCCAACTTAGGAACTGAGGCTACAAGAGGAAAAATTATTGAAACCTTATTTAATAGAAAATATCTTTCACAAAAAAGAGGTACAATATATCCTACATCGCTAGGAATTGTTATAGTTGAGGTGTTGAAAGATTATTTTAAGGACTTAACAAGCATAGAATTAACTTCAAAGATGGAAGAAAAATTAAACGAAATACTAGATGGGAAAGAGACAGTAGAAGGAGTTGTCGCAGAAACAATAAATACTCTGAAGATCTATCTAGATAATTATAATAAATATAAAGATCAAATAGGAATTAAATTAGCTAAAATATTAGGATTAATGAAGTATAAGAAATGTAAGTTCTGTGACCTTGAGGCAGAATATGATAATTTATGTAAATATCACTATAATGCATATATGAAATTGAAAGAAACACTTAAGGTATGGAAAGAGAGAACTAAATTAGAAGATAAAGATATATTGAAAAAAATTTATAGTTCGAAAACTACGGGAAAATATATAAAGGACATAATTTCAGAGATGATGTGA
- a CDS encoding DNA-directed RNA polymerase subunit K, which produces MSINKIFEESWKNRLTKYEIARIISARALQLAMGASPLIDTNNLPFNDVISIAEEELKRGVLPITVRRVYPNGKIELVSVKKVEFK; this is translated from the coding sequence GTGAGTATAAATAAAATTTTTGAGGAGAGCTGGAAAAACAGATTAACGAAATACGAGATAGCTAGAATTATAAGTGCCAGAGCATTACAATTAGCTATGGGAGCTTCTCCTCTTATAGACACTAATAATTTACCTTTTAATGATGTAATTAGTATAGCAGAAGAAGAGCTTAAGCGTGGAGTCTTACCTATTACAGTAAGGCGTGTATATCCTAATGGGAAGATAGAGTTGGTTTCAGTTAAAAAGGTAGAGTTTAAATAG
- the cdvB gene encoding cell division protein CdvB: MLDKISSFFNNDRKRKAQLGKIITEISLKLKDQQDRLDEAIRRLRDRDKELYEKVIRAQIEGDMAKATIYAQEISDIRKMIKIIYTAFLAIEKVRIKLDTVQELQGVSLVLLPVMKVLGQLKDQIKGIAPEVAIALDSITSNVNSIAIETGALSERTVVPTVVDEEAQKILNETKKMAEEKLKEILPELPYPPSDTPSYKRQVIEIKQEQTQQKRKVTADDLLEYIRQTGGFLDLEHFSKIYNVDKQEVLDLLKSLASKGLITLEE, translated from the coding sequence ATGTTAGATAAGATCTCATCCTTTTTTAATAATGATAGGAAGCGAAAGGCACAATTAGGTAAAATTATCACTGAGATATCTTTGAAGTTAAAAGACCAACAAGATAGATTAGATGAAGCTATAAGAAGATTAAGAGATAGAGATAAAGAACTTTATGAAAAGGTTATTAGGGCACAAATCGAAGGTGATATGGCTAAGGCTACAATCTATGCACAAGAAATCTCAGATATTAGAAAAATGATCAAAATTATCTATACTGCATTTCTAGCTATAGAAAAAGTTAGAATTAAATTAGATACGGTACAAGAGCTTCAAGGAGTTTCATTAGTCTTACTTCCAGTTATGAAAGTATTAGGACAATTAAAAGATCAAATAAAAGGAATTGCACCAGAAGTAGCCATTGCATTAGATTCTATAACTAGCAACGTTAATAGTATAGCTATAGAAACTGGGGCTTTGAGTGAGAGGACAGTTGTGCCTACTGTAGTTGATGAAGAGGCTCAGAAAATATTAAATGAAACAAAGAAAATGGCTGAGGAAAAATTAAAAGAGATTTTACCAGAATTACCTTATCCACCTAGTGATACACCATCATATAAGAGGCAAGTAATAGAAATTAAACAAGAACAGACACAACAAAAAAGAAAAGTTACAGCTGACGATTTACTTGAATATATAAGACAAACTGGTGGGTTCTTAGATCTAGAACATTTTAGTAAAATATATAATGTAGATAAACAAGAAGTTTTGGACTTATTAAAATCCTTGGCTTCAAAAGGATTAATTACATTAGAGGAGTAG
- the eno gene encoding phosphopyruvate hydratase, protein MNDYFRIKKIKGYQILDSRGNKTIRVKIETYGGISATGDAPAGASKGSREAIELRDKDGGVTRAVELVNTLINDSLRDFDVRNQLGIDQTLIRMDGTPNKSRVGGNTTIATSIAVAKTAAKAMGLEIFQYIGGPRVRYLPIPLLNILNGGLHAGNELKIQEFIIIPLSFDSFHEALYAADEVYKQLKGIITEKYGKLYTMLGDEGGVAPPLSKTEDALDLVYTAIKNSGYEDKIVMGIDAASSDFFNGSQYEIDGKKLSPDEMIDYYIQLASRYPLLYIEDPFNENDFERFSILQQKLKKTIVTGDDLFTTNIEYLKKGIEKSSAKGTIVKPNQIGTLSETFEYIEFAKKNSIKIIVSHRSGETEDSFIADLAVGVQSDFIKTGAPARGERTSKYNRLLEIENDYGIEYYGKKIYL, encoded by the coding sequence ATGAATGACTATTTCAGAATCAAAAAAATAAAGGGTTACCAGATTCTTGATTCTAGAGGAAATAAAACAATCAGAGTTAAAATCGAGACATATGGAGGAATATCAGCAACTGGTGACGCACCAGCTGGAGCATCAAAGGGTAGTAGAGAGGCGATAGAATTAAGGGACAAAGATGGAGGAGTAACTAGGGCAGTCGAGTTAGTAAATACCTTAATTAACGATTCCTTAAGGGATTTTGATGTAAGGAATCAACTAGGAATTGACCAAACATTGATAAGAATGGATGGAACACCTAATAAGTCAAGAGTAGGCGGAAATACAACTATAGCTACATCAATAGCTGTAGCTAAAACAGCTGCAAAAGCTATGGGGTTAGAAATTTTCCAATACATAGGTGGGCCAAGAGTAAGATATCTGCCAATACCATTATTAAATATTTTAAATGGAGGATTACACGCTGGAAATGAACTAAAAATTCAGGAGTTTATTATAATACCTTTAAGTTTTGACAGCTTTCACGAAGCCTTATATGCTGCCGATGAAGTATACAAGCAGTTAAAGGGAATAATAACAGAAAAATACGGAAAACTTTATACAATGCTAGGAGATGAAGGAGGAGTAGCGCCACCATTATCTAAAACAGAAGACGCATTAGATTTAGTATATACTGCTATAAAGAATTCTGGTTATGAGGATAAGATAGTAATGGGAATAGATGCAGCTTCTTCTGATTTCTTTAACGGAAGTCAATATGAAATAGACGGGAAAAAATTAAGCCCAGATGAGATGATAGATTACTACATCCAATTAGCTTCACGTTATCCGTTATTATATATAGAAGATCCTTTTAACGAGAATGATTTTGAGAGATTTTCTATTTTACAACAAAAGTTAAAGAAAACTATTGTTACTGGAGACGATTTATTTACTACTAACATTGAGTATCTAAAGAAAGGGATAGAGAAAAGTTCTGCTAAAGGTACTATAGTTAAGCCTAATCAAATTGGTACTTTATCAGAGACATTTGAATACATAGAATTTGCGAAGAAAAATTCTATAAAAATAATTGTAAGTCATAGAAGTGGAGAGACAGAAGATTCTTTTATAGCTGATTTAGCTGTTGGAGTACAAAGTGATTTTATAAAGACTGGAGCACCAGCTAGAGGCGAAAGAACTAGTAAATATAATAGATTACTAGAAATAGAAAACGATTATGGAATAGAATATTACGGTAAAAAAATTTATCTTTAA
- the cdvA gene encoding cell division protein CdvA: MPISVDVLTKFVGQKIKDVYGRDVGSIIHVYTEIDGTITGIEISYGNSFVTVSPESVKMDGDNIVLLPEWKTEAIKILGYMEKIRRRQKALEELYSKQEIPKSMYDDMKRKLDSELLKLREEHAKLKSKLKNRLNEIEDQLAQIDKATISLKMSYISGELPETSYKNSMEILRQSKESYTLERDDIKKILDKLDGLDKEGIDIKPSPSLTTQQEQPNKSDGNKSEVPLPIPVRVINTL; the protein is encoded by the coding sequence ATGCCAATTTCAGTTGATGTATTAACGAAATTTGTTGGACAAAAGATTAAAGATGTATATGGGAGGGACGTGGGTAGTATAATTCATGTATATACAGAGATTGATGGAACAATAACTGGAATAGAAATTTCTTACGGTAATTCTTTTGTTACCGTAAGTCCAGAGAGTGTTAAAATGGATGGTGATAATATAGTATTATTACCTGAATGGAAAACAGAAGCTATAAAGATTTTAGGATATATGGAGAAGATAAGAAGAAGGCAAAAAGCACTAGAAGAATTATATTCAAAACAAGAAATTCCTAAAAGTATGTATGATGATATGAAAAGAAAGCTAGATTCAGAACTGTTAAAACTCAGAGAAGAACATGCGAAATTGAAAAGTAAATTAAAGAATAGATTAAATGAAATTGAAGATCAATTAGCTCAGATTGATAAAGCAACCATATCGTTGAAAATGAGTTATATTTCTGGCGAATTACCAGAAACTTCATATAAAAATTCTATGGAAATATTAAGACAATCAAAAGAAAGCTACACATTAGAGAGAGATGATATAAAGAAAATATTAGATAAATTGGATGGTTTAGACAAAGAGGGAATAGATATTAAGCCTTCTCCCTCATTAACTACGCAACAAGAACAACCTAATAAGAGCGATGGTAATAAATCAGAAGTACCATTACCAATACCAGTAAGAGTAATAAATACTTTGTAA
- the gcvPB gene encoding aminomethyl-transferring glycine dehydrogenase subunit GcvPB: MSWHQAVWNEPLIFEYKGKGRIGFKIPEEEELKKEISINIPEKLRRKEIDLPELSELEVIRHFIRLSQMSFGVDNGMVPLGSCTMKYNPKIEEEAELLTQNLHPLQDDSTVQGILEVLYYMQKWLAKITGMDLCSLQVPAGAAGELAGVLMIKKYHETKGRGNRDEMLVADTAHGTNPASASMENFKVIYIKSNSEGLVDVDILKEIVSERTAGFMLTNPNTLGLFEENILDIAKYIHSVDAKLYYDGANLNGILGVVRPGDMGFDIVHLNLHKTFAVPHGGGGPGAGAICAKGEMVDFLPYPLVEKKDGKYSLSYIPKYSIGKIATFYGNVGNVVRAYTYILGLGAEGISMIGKMSTLATNYLISQLKNVRGLELIAPYRPRKHEVVFSAKTLAKETGVTANDVAKALLDRGFYAPTIYFPPNVEEALMIEPTETEPKEVLDSFANAIKEIINTAYSNPKEILDTPKNTSVKRLDQVIANHPSSVTPTYRVKRLREEGKIGSLK, encoded by the coding sequence ATGAGCTGGCATCAAGCTGTATGGAACGAGCCTCTAATTTTTGAGTATAAAGGAAAGGGAAGAATAGGTTTTAAAATCCCAGAAGAAGAGGAGTTAAAGAAAGAGATTAGCATCAATATACCAGAAAAATTAAGGAGAAAAGAAATAGATTTGCCAGAGTTAAGTGAACTAGAAGTTATTAGACATTTTATAAGATTATCTCAAATGAGTTTTGGTGTTGATAACGGAATGGTACCTTTAGGTTCATGTACTATGAAGTATAACCCAAAGATAGAGGAAGAAGCTGAATTACTTACACAAAATTTGCATCCATTGCAAGATGATTCTACTGTTCAAGGTATTTTAGAGGTTTTATATTATATGCAGAAATGGTTAGCCAAAATAACTGGTATGGATTTATGTAGTTTACAAGTGCCAGCTGGAGCTGCTGGAGAATTAGCAGGGGTTTTAATGATTAAGAAATATCATGAAACTAAGGGTAGAGGAAATAGAGATGAAATGCTTGTTGCTGATACTGCACATGGAACTAATCCTGCTAGTGCTTCTATGGAGAATTTTAAAGTTATCTACATTAAGTCTAATAGTGAAGGTCTAGTTGATGTGGATATTCTGAAGGAGATTGTAAGTGAAAGGACTGCTGGGTTTATGTTAACTAATCCTAATACTCTTGGTCTATTCGAGGAGAATATATTAGATATTGCAAAATATATTCACTCTGTTGATGCAAAATTATATTATGATGGAGCAAATCTTAACGGAATTTTAGGAGTAGTTAGACCGGGAGATATGGGGTTTGATATTGTTCATTTAAATTTACATAAGACATTTGCTGTTCCACATGGGGGTGGGGGTCCAGGAGCTGGAGCAATATGTGCTAAGGGAGAGATGGTTGATTTCTTACCGTATCCATTAGTAGAGAAAAAGGACGGAAAATATTCGTTGTCTTATATTCCAAAATATTCCATTGGAAAAATTGCCACTTTTTATGGAAATGTAGGTAATGTAGTTAGAGCATATACGTATATTCTGGGTTTAGGTGCCGAAGGAATATCAATGATAGGAAAAATGAGTACTTTAGCTACAAATTACCTTATATCACAACTTAAAAATGTAAGAGGACTAGAGTTAATAGCCCCCTATAGACCTAGAAAACATGAGGTAGTTTTTTCTGCTAAAACGTTGGCTAAAGAAACTGGTGTTACAGCAAATGATGTTGCAAAGGCATTATTAGATAGAGGATTTTACGCGCCAACTATATATTTCCCTCCAAATGTAGAGGAGGCTTTAATGATTGAGCCAACAGAAACCGAACCTAAAGAAGTTTTGGATAGTTTTGCAAATGCTATAAAGGAGATTATTAATACTGCCTATTCTAATCCTAAGGAAATTTTAGATACTCCGAAGAATACTAGTGTTAAAAGATTAGACCAAGTTATAGCAAACCATCCGTCTAGTGTAACTCCAACTTATAGGGTTAAAAGATTAAGGGAGGAGGGAAAAATAGGTTCCTTAAAGTAG
- a CDS encoding signal peptidase I, with product MKKSDILLLIVIILIYIVVLSGIVQTASVEGVSMYPIFQNGFLTFYTLPNNIKIGNIIIYKSPTFNTYVIHHVIKINYIDGEKFYVTKGVDNITNPQSDNKIGLEPPQGIPQSQVIGKVAEVNGIVISIPYLGYISILFSLL from the coding sequence ATGAAGAAGAGTGACATCTTATTACTTATTGTAATAATATTAATTTATATCGTAGTCTTATCTGGAATTGTACAGACAGCAAGCGTAGAAGGAGTCTCAATGTATCCGATTTTTCAGAACGGTTTCTTGACATTTTATACTTTACCGAATAATATCAAAATTGGAAATATTATAATATATAAATCACCTACATTTAACACATATGTGATACATCATGTGATTAAAATAAATTATATAGATGGGGAAAAATTCTATGTTACAAAAGGAGTAGATAATATAACTAATCCTCAGTCTGATAACAAAATTGGTTTAGAACCTCCTCAAGGAATTCCTCAGTCACAAGTTATAGGAAAAGTAGCTGAAGTTAATGGAATAGTAATTTCAATACCTTATCTAGGTTATATTTCAATACTTTTCTCTCTACTTTAA
- the cdvC gene encoding cell division protein CdvC, translated as MSAQSMLEEMARKYAINAVKADKEGKAEDAINNYKKAIEILSQLIALYPDSPSIKVYEQMINEYKKRIEVLKEAVPASGSESKQIDIEDLIVKEKPKVSFKDIVGLDDVKEALKEAIIYPTKRPDLFPLGWPRGILLYGPPGCGKTMIAAAVASEIDSYFIQVDAASIMSKWLGEAEKNVAKIFTKAREISKREEKPVIIFIDELDALLGIYNSENGGEVRVRNQFLKEMDGLQDKSENYKVYVIGATNKPWRLDEPFLRRFQKRIYVRLPDFQQRLALLQYYTSKIKMENVDLNKVAEMTEGYTASDIKDIVQAAHIRVVKEMFINNLNEPRPVSMEDFIEVLKIRKPSVNQEMIKAYEAWHEKFKAL; from the coding sequence ATGTCTGCACAATCAATGCTAGAAGAGATGGCTAGGAAATATGCTATTAATGCAGTAAAAGCTGATAAAGAAGGAAAGGCAGAAGATGCTATAAACAATTATAAAAAAGCAATAGAAATATTATCACAATTAATCGCGTTATATCCCGATTCGCCATCAATAAAAGTTTACGAACAAATGATTAATGAATATAAGAAAAGAATTGAGGTATTGAAAGAAGCTGTACCCGCAAGTGGATCAGAATCAAAGCAGATCGATATAGAAGATTTAATTGTAAAAGAGAAACCAAAAGTATCGTTTAAGGATATTGTAGGATTAGATGATGTAAAGGAAGCCTTAAAAGAAGCCATTATATATCCGACAAAAAGACCAGATCTGTTCCCATTAGGATGGCCTCGTGGTATCTTACTTTATGGACCTCCAGGTTGTGGAAAGACAATGATTGCAGCTGCAGTAGCTAGTGAAATAGACTCTTACTTTATTCAAGTAGATGCAGCATCTATAATGTCAAAATGGTTAGGGGAGGCTGAAAAGAATGTTGCTAAAATATTTACTAAGGCTAGGGAAATAAGTAAGAGAGAAGAAAAACCTGTTATAATATTTATTGATGAACTTGATGCGTTATTAGGGATTTACAATAGCGAAAATGGAGGAGAAGTTAGAGTAAGAAATCAATTCTTAAAAGAAATGGATGGATTGCAAGATAAGTCTGAGAATTATAAGGTTTATGTAATAGGAGCTACTAATAAACCATGGAGGCTTGATGAACCTTTCTTAAGAAGATTTCAGAAGAGAATTTATGTTAGATTACCAGATTTCCAGCAAAGGCTGGCTTTACTCCAATATTATACATCTAAAATAAAGATGGAGAATGTAGATTTAAACAAGGTAGCTGAAATGACTGAAGGGTACACAGCTAGTGATATTAAGGATATAGTACAAGCTGCTCATATTAGGGTTGTTAAAGAAATGTTCATTAATAATCTTAATGAGCCTAGACCAGTTAGTATGGAAGACTTTATTGAGGTATTAAAAATAAGAAAACCGAGTGTTAACCAAGAGATGATAAAGGCATATGAAGCATGGCATGAAAAGTTTAAAGCACTTTAG
- a CDS encoding pyridoxal-phosphate-dependent aminotransferase family protein, with the protein MLLIPGPVEVPRSVREASTLVVNHRSEKFRGIVRKLESLMNKHFSASRTALLTGSGTLAVEAMVYSLIKPNEKVISFPYGEFGNRLVDSLRRRGAQVKVYEKKIGEIFSIDEIKKALDENKDATAVALVHNETSSGMAFRNLEDVVSEVKRRGLKLLVDSVSGFAAYKLLVNEWKIDAVATGSQKALASVPGMSFVALSDDGIEEIQGESLPSYLDISLHLKFQDKGETPFTPAVGVFNASLRAAELLEIEGIENRWKRHEACARFVREVLSSYGFLLFGNENNFSNTVVAGIPPIPDYRKKLLNEFNIEISGGMGELKEKIVRIGLLGVVDSRAVNKLLEATAKLLDKNYDYLPPRECKLPELLEKEVEWS; encoded by the coding sequence ATGCTTTTAATTCCTGGACCAGTTGAAGTACCAAGAAGCGTAAGAGAAGCCTCAACATTAGTAGTTAATCACAGAAGTGAAAAATTTAGAGGGATAGTAAGAAAATTGGAAAGTTTAATGAATAAGCATTTTAGTGCAAGCAGGACTGCTTTACTTACGGGATCGGGTACTTTAGCTGTTGAAGCAATGGTATATTCGTTGATTAAACCTAACGAAAAAGTAATTAGTTTTCCTTACGGTGAATTTGGCAATAGACTAGTGGACTCTTTGAGAAGAAGAGGAGCTCAAGTAAAAGTGTATGAGAAAAAGATTGGCGAAATTTTCTCTATAGATGAAATAAAGAAAGCATTAGATGAAAATAAAGATGCGACTGCAGTAGCTTTAGTTCATAATGAAACTAGTTCTGGTATGGCATTTAGAAATTTAGAAGATGTAGTAAGTGAAGTAAAGAGAAGAGGATTAAAATTATTAGTAGACTCGGTATCCGGTTTTGCTGCTTATAAATTATTAGTAAATGAATGGAAAATAGATGCAGTAGCTACTGGTAGTCAGAAAGCTCTTGCCTCTGTACCAGGAATGTCATTTGTGGCTTTATCGGATGACGGTATTGAGGAAATACAAGGAGAGTCACTTCCTTCATATCTTGATATTTCTCTCCATCTTAAGTTCCAGGATAAAGGAGAAACTCCATTTACTCCAGCTGTTGGCGTGTTTAATGCATCTTTAAGAGCAGCAGAATTATTAGAGATCGAAGGCATAGAAAATAGATGGAAAAGGCATGAGGCTTGTGCAAGATTTGTAAGGGAAGTACTATCCTCTTATGGTTTCTTACTTTTTGGAAATGAAAATAATTTTTCAAATACTGTAGTTGCAGGTATACCACCGATTCCAGATTATAGAAAGAAATTACTAAATGAATTTAATATTGAAATATCTGGAGGAATGGGAGAATTAAAGGAAAAGATAGTAAGAATTGGATTGCTAGGAGTTGTTGATAGTAGAGCTGTAAATAAATTATTGGAGGCTACTGCCAAGTTATTAGATAAAAATTATGACTATTTACCTCCAAGAGAATGTAAGCTTCCAGAATTACTAGAAAAAGAAGTCGAATGGAGTTAA
- a CDS encoding D-2-hydroxyacid dehydrogenase has product MAIYTVKALITDPIDEILIKTLREKGIQVDYMPEISKEELLNIIGNYDIIVVRSRTKVTKDVIEKGKKLKIIARAGIGLDNIDTEEAEKRNIKVVYAPGASTDSAVELTIGLMIAAARKMYTSMALAKSGIFKKIEGLELAGKTIGIVGFGRIGTKVGIIANAMGMKVLAYDILDIREKAEKINAIAVSLEELLKNSDVISLHVTVSKDAKPIIDYPQFELMKDNVIIVNTSRAVAVNGKALLDYIKKGKVYAYATDVFWNEPPKEEWELELLKHERVIVTTHIGAQTKEAQKRVAEMTTQNLLNAMKELGMI; this is encoded by the coding sequence ATGGCTATCTATACTGTTAAAGCCTTAATAACAGATCCTATAGATGAAATTCTAATTAAAACTTTGAGAGAAAAAGGAATTCAAGTAGATTATATGCCAGAAATAAGCAAAGAAGAATTACTTAATATAATCGGTAATTATGATATTATAGTAGTGAGAAGTAGAACTAAAGTGACTAAAGATGTTATAGAAAAAGGCAAAAAACTAAAAATTATTGCTAGGGCTGGAATTGGACTTGATAATATAGATACTGAAGAGGCTGAAAAAAGAAATATAAAAGTTGTTTATGCTCCTGGTGCCTCTACTGATTCTGCAGTAGAATTAACTATTGGACTCATGATAGCGGCAGCAAGGAAAATGTACACTTCTATGGCTTTAGCAAAATCTGGTATATTTAAAAAAATTGAGGGACTAGAATTAGCTGGAAAAACTATCGGGATTGTAGGTTTCGGAAGAATTGGTACTAAGGTTGGAATAATAGCAAATGCAATGGGAATGAAAGTATTAGCTTACGATATTTTAGATATAAGAGAGAAAGCTGAGAAAATAAACGCAATAGCAGTAAGTTTAGAGGAATTATTAAAAAATTCTGATGTAATAAGTCTTCATGTTACTGTGAGTAAAGATGCAAAACCAATAATTGACTATCCGCAATTTGAACTAATGAAAGATAATGTTATAATTGTAAACACCAGTAGAGCAGTTGCCGTTAATGGTAAAGCACTTTTAGATTATATTAAGAAAGGAAAAGTTTATGCTTATGCTACTGATGTATTTTGGAATGAACCACCAAAGGAAGAATGGGAATTAGAACTATTAAAACATGAAAGAGTTATTGTTACAACTCATATTGGTGCTCAAACCAAAGAGGCTCAAAAAAGGGTAGCAGAAATGACTACTCAAAACTTGCTTAACGCTATGAAAGAGTTAGGGATGATATAA